The Nymphaea colorata isolate Beijing-Zhang1983 chromosome 7, ASM883128v2, whole genome shotgun sequence DNA window AACTCCAAGTTATATCTTTCCTTGCATCTTATACATGCCATCTTACCCTTGGGCAAATAGACCGATATTTATGGGTGAATTTTTGTTGGCAGAGGGTTCAACCTTTTGACAAGCGTTATCAATATCTTTTGTTTGCTGCTGAGCCATATGAAACCATTGCTTTCAAGGTAAAAGCAAAACTGTGATTCATTATGCATTTGCTTCCAAATTCACATGGTTGCTCATCCAATTCTGTCTATGAAAGGTTCCAAGCACGGAAATTGATAAATCCACACCGAAGTTCTTCTCCCATTGGGATCCCGACTCAAAAATGTTCACGGTTTGTGCATAAATTTGTTTGATACACAGTAAAATTTGTTTCGCGCACAGGTAAATTTTGTTGAGTGTTAACCTCACATGTTTAGTCTGTTTGAATGAACAGCTGCAGTTGTATTTCAAGACCAAACCCATGGAAAATAAACCTCCCGGTGTGCCTGGGCCAGTTGCTAATGGGGCTGCAACTCCAAATATTCCACCGCCACCACAAGCACCGCCGCCACCTCCACCTCCCCAAGGGCCCCCAAGAGCTCCACCACCACCAATTCCTGGTTCAATAGGTGGAGCCCAGCCCCTACCTCCTCCAGCAACAAATGGCCCTCGTCCTATGCCTCCAGGTGGGGCTCCATTAGTcgctcctccaccaccagttgGGGGTGGCACTATGGCGAATTTCACTCTTGGTCACCAGGTTCCTCGACCACAGATGCCGCCACCACCGGGTTTCCCTGGAGACGTTCGCCCAGCACCGCCACCACCAAACATGTAGAAGATTTTGCAGACAACGCCATTGTCAATATGAGCATTGTGTCGTAGAAGCTGCCACGCCTCCTGAAATGGTTATTTGCTACTTACTGGTTATTATCTATAGAAAGCAAGGCGCCGAGTAACCTTTTAGCTACAAAAAAGAGGCTCGATAGAGCCTCAGTTTAGTAGTTTTATGGCGACTTCCTGTTAAAATTAGTAGAGCCATTTGATATTTCCTGTCTGGCGACTGCCTGGTATTATTTTCTTTCTGGTTCAGACGCTTGATAACTAATGAAGCCCAAATATATGGTGGTTGGGGATGGATCCCCTTCCTCACCTGCCTTTTTGCAACTATCAGCTGCTTTCAGATCTCTCTCTtgtgaactctctctctttgtgagGTATCTGGAAAACATTGGTTAATCACCCAATTTTCATGTCCAAAATGGTTGTTGGAATAACATTTCCTGATACATAATTGGTTTGATGTACTTTCTTGTGCAAGTATTTCTTTTGTTGCAGTCTGAACAATAAAACGAAGCTCAAGCTAATAGTTGACCCAACCAAAGCGATGATGACATTCCTTTTCTTTGATCCATCTCCTCATTCTTCTGAAGTTAGAAGCATACAAAACGGTCCATTAGCTATGATTTTGGAGTATAGCATATGGAAGGCAAGCACAAAAGTTTATGATGGATAAATGAGTGAGATGTAGATGCCTCCGCTGTTGGCTTTCCTTTTCTAAAATAAAGGGCTACTGTGGTCATTTTGAGCTCCGAATACGCAAACGGCCTGTTCGAGCCCGAACATGTAACCTTCCCGGCTATCGAGAAGCCTATCCTGGAGATAATGTCAGCCGGAGAACGCGTGTCAGCCCCCACCTGTTTTACTGCCACTGAGGGACAGAACAATACGTCATTACTGCAACTGAGGGACAGAACAATATGACATTAATGTGTTAAAGTGCCCTAtgtagaaaaagagagagaaatggatgTCACTCCCAAGTTGTCAAAGAGGTCAAGGCACACGCAGAAAGCAGCTTCAGTTTGAAGCTAAGCAAGAATGCAGAGAGGTAACATTGGGAGAGCTGCAATTCTGCTTGATGCaaataagaagagagagagagagcgattaaatttgatgcaaataagaagagagagagagcgattaaatttgatgcaaataagaagagagagagagcgattaaacgcaagatatatatatatatatatatatataataatttcatttaatataaaaaactgaaaaaggacATTAAATGCATCAGTGCAGTTGTTAGGCTTACAATGGTTTTGgatttccattttttccttgtCTCTTCCTGTCTGTTTTTTCTTGTCTGTCTCTTTTGCTCTCCTCATATTAATGTCTACCAGATCCTTATATATACTTGACTTTGATGTGGATCATCATTCATCTGGGCTGTTGATCCTAAGGAAATTATTTGGTGAACATCAAGTTACAAATATATAAGTCAATATTAATTTCTTAATAGTCTAAAATACTCATGGTGAGAGGATAGAGGAAAAGAATGATGAGAACAAATATGTTTCCTTAAACGAAATTTCTTAGTTCTTTTAAGGGGTATTTTGGATTCTTAAACAAAcaattggatttaaatatttgcaacttaatattcattattttatcTCTTGATGATTCCCATGAGAGTAGAGTATTTATACCTGTTTTCCTATGCATATAAAAGACCCTAAAAGGTTAAAATTTATAAGACTATAAAAAGATCATGTgaattgaaagtttgaaaatttgaaatagcTACCAATTAAAAGCAAATCATTTAACTTTAGTTGACTGCAAAATTGAATTTACGCCTACAATTGTGAatctttttaaaacttttgtAGCTTCACACTACCTTTATGAAAATACTACTAAAAACATTGCCAGCAaagccaatgaaaaaaaaaattacattgaaaaaaataattttttttaattgtgccatatattttttggatttgaattcaatttgaccatatccaaatccaaaggTTTGACTGTCGGCCCGTTCCTGAAGAAAATTCTGGTTCCGCCCCTGACTGCGAGGGCGTTCACACGAGATAAATATAAgtatacataattttttaattgtgccatgtattttttggatttgaattcaatttggccatACCTAGATCCAGAGAATGGATTGTCGGCctgcccttaaaaaaaatcttggttttgCCCCTGACTGCGAGGGCGTTCACACGAGACAAATATAagtatacataaaaaaatataaggaTGCACAAACCAAAGTTTCCTACTCGAAGACTTAATCGTGTAGATTTCTAATTCGAGTCATACTTTTTATTTACAACTGGTCCTTCCTTAGTAAAAGAAGCACGAGCTTTATGAGGAGAGTCGAAGCCTTTTGaactttaaataaaatttaaattttcaaatggacCAAGAGAACTAACGTTCAAATTTCAAACGAGGAAGCCAACAACGAAACCCACTTGAATACGGAAAGGCGAAAAAGGCAAAGCTAAGAACAGTTCACTCTGTGCTCACCACGTGGCtccatgaaaaaggaaaaaaaaaagaaaaaaatctaaagTTTTTTAACTTTGAATGAGACGTGAATTAAAGCTGAGAGGGCAGATGAAAAGTGATAAAgagggtttttttttcatattttaaaaaacgaAAATTGCTTctatataagaaaaaagaagcaattaTTGTTGTTCATTCTCCGGATTCGTTCGTTCTTTTTTAGCAAAAAGTGAAGGGAGCCCATCATGGAGCAAGCTTGCATACGAATAATTgtaataattaaatttaaatcacTGCCACTAAAATTGACCTGAATCAACCCATGTGAATCTTATCAGAGATCAACTCATTCCATTATTAACCAACTTTTTAATATACACTTAGAGTTCACTTTAAAAGTTCACTTTAAAGCTTATAAAGTAGACCCTTAAATCATTGTGCGGATAGGAATGTACAACGAGCGAGCCAAGCTCGAGTTACGTGTtgctcaactcaaactcgagtcaAACTTTATGAGTTCAAGTTCGACTTGTTTAAGCTTGTTGGTTTGCTCAGCTTGATCTCCTTCCCTTTAATACCAAAAGAATCATCTATAAAGTGGGACTCCATGGCTTTTGAGGAAAGTGGTAAAGATCTTGGGAGTTATTTATAGTACATTGTACATTAAGGGGCCGTTTAACAGCGGTGGCACATTGTTATTGCCCTGAATGTGTTAGAAACAAGTGGTGGCACATTGTTATTGCCCTTTGAATGTGTTAAAAACAAGtggaacagattcatgaaacacttaatTATgttgttctatgaatctgcctcatTTTTTGGCATAGATTTATGGGATAGTATCAGAGCGTTACTATTACCGAACAATCCGTAAGCAATTGAATTGAGTACCAAAATATTGTCAAAAAACCCCATAAAATTTGGGAAAAACTTAAAATAGCATTTGAGCGACAATCTCGCCTAACccaattttgtgaaaacttggttttataaaaacATGGGTTTTTAGTGAGCTATTGAAACTTGATTTATTTGTTTAGATTTTTATATTTGGTTAAACCGCCAATAAGAACCATGTTTTGTCTTTTAGCAGGAGAAAATAAGCTCAGAGGGGTCAGAATTTTCACTCCCCTCTACAAAACTAAGTTATGTTAAAAAACTGGATTTTTTTCAAACCCGGATTTTGTGGTAcccaaacacataaaaaaactAGGATTGGAGGAGGCCTCCAATCCAATTGCTCCCTTACCAACTTATAAATGAAGCACCCAGAAGACCAATTTCTTTgttcaaataagaaaaatgaaggaagaaaTGTTGGAATTTTAGTTGGTTAGGTTTTGCTTGGCCCAAggcaaacaaaatttcaaagttAGATGTGGTTTTTACTTTATTACCAGCAACGGCgtagctagaattttttttaggggcgggccaaacggttcgcgggtcgggccaaactaaaaaaatttgattttttcaatataaaaaaaaattcctgtgCTCACTCGGGCCATGGCCCAAgcgccccccctccctccgcccctcaTCACCAGCATGGAATTGCCTCAAATGATTCACCTTCTttatatgacttttctttttgtttttctcttaatggtTGTTATATTGAATAAGAAAGCCCTGATTAGACTgctgaaatattttgaaaagtcagAGCCAAACATTcgattttctttatatatatatatatatatatatatatatatataaagagagagagagaaataaagagatTAATTGAATCTAGCTACACGACCCTAACATTTGCCTTTgttaaatgttaaaaataaagcaaaaaaaaaacattaaatgcAACTGTGGTTATTAGGTTCCTAgctttcatgattttattgctTGTAGTATATTTTTCCCATCCATAAAACTCATGGACAGGAAAGGAAACAATCGATGATCTGTTTCAAATGTTCTTCGCTATCATTGGAATAATAAGTTGAAAATAATGCATATGAATGCAATAAAAAGGCCAGAATTAAATTAAATGATGAAGTCAACCACTGAAAAAAATAGTATCAACAACATGTTGTTAGGTggtaaaaaatgaaatcaatagCATTTTGGTACTATTTCTGTCAAACAAGGTATTAAAGTTTCTGACAATCAAATAGCATGTCTTTACACACTATGGCAATGTGGAGGGTGGAACTTGTGTTCTACCCCAACAAAGCCTGGTGTAAAGCACCTGACATCCAAATGTCTGGCATTTTAGTACCATATATCAAACACTATTTCAAGTCCACACTTATTATTTAAGTGGAATTTTAATGTTGGTCATTTTCacataaaatgcatattattaaaaaaaaaacacgtataataccgAAGAAATAACTTAGTcatataatataaaatggtaATTAGAtgcatcttttaaaaaaacacaaaaaaagtgaaaaaccacatattatacacatttttcaagtttttttttatttttctataatttttaagatttattaaatgttttattttttaaaaaaatttattgagatTTTATCGAGATATTctcaagatatacaactttatcATATTATGCCTGATAAATTTTCACTATATAATACCCATACATGATATATGTGATAGTTctcaagatatacaactttgccatattatgCCTGATAAATTTTCACTATATAATACTCATACATGATATATGTGATAGTGATGTTAATATAAGAATATCAAATCCATCCAAAAACAACATAatgttttgtttcaagtttgttTGGGGGTTGAACtattttacaaatattttaTGTGCATTCCACTCCTAGACTGGAATACCATcaatttaagtttaaataatttcaaatgGGTCAAGAGAACTGGCGCCAAATTCCATATGTGGAAGCCAATAAGAACATTATTGGAATATGGAAAGGTGGAAAAGTTGAAGAGACCAAACTCTGATTTGAGACGTGAAACCAAACCGGTAAAATGATTTGaaggtaaaaggaaaaaagtgaagaagGGGGAAACATTTTTACCTTCAAAAACCAAGTGCGCTTTCCAGTAACAGTAAAATAGGAAcaactttgacatttttttgaaGTAAAAATTCGAATTTTACCAACAAAGTGATTATATGTTTTTAACCTTAATGTCGGAGACTAGGAAATGTGATATTCAGAACCGATTTTTTTCCGAATCGGCAGAAAAGTTGAAAGAGAAAAGCGATACGGATACAAGATCGGATGTTTGATACGTGGATCCCGTGGCGTATCGGGACCCGAACTTTTCGTAGACAAACCGTATGGAATACGGCGCGGATACGCAGGAAACCGTATGTGGACGTTATTTAATGAACAGGCGGCGTACAGCGCGCGTGGATAGCCGTCCGTCGGCAGGCGTGCCGAGCAGAGGCCTTTTGGCAGAGAATCAACGGCTGAGATCATCCCGATCTGCTCGCCGGTTTTGGTTGCGGCGTGGTCCGTCCGCTTAAATCCCTCTGACGGAAAAGCCCTCAGCGGGAAAGAGGGATGCCCCAGGGCGCGCCAAAAAATGATTCGTACTTCAGTGCAAAAATTACCGACTAATACCCATACTAAATCATTAATTACTTCAGCTGACTTGGAAGTCATTAATTCAAAATAATCGGGGCATTTCGACTTGTCCATGTCCGGAATTAATGAAAAAGGTGAGAATGATTACGTAACTCCATTCTCTCCTCCCACCACCCGTACGGGAAGAGACGTGGATCCTGCTTTACGTTAATGACGAAAATGCCCCTAAAATTACCAGCTCTAATTACGTATTGAGACAGTCGTTAAATGGCCGTACGGCAAAGCTCATCCTGGGGTAGGGTACAATGGATATTTTTGTCCGATGCAGGGTTCATTTGAAAGAATGCTACCGAAATGATGGGGGAGACGTTAACGAATTTACAGGGAG harbors:
- the LOC116256998 gene encoding uncharacterized protein LOC116256998 — its product is MDRDWGSKPGSGGAASAQNEAIDRRERLRRLAMETIDLAKDPYFMRNHLGSYECKLCLTLHNNEGNYLAHTQGKRHQTNLAKRAAREAKEAPAQPQPNRRKVALRKSVKIGRPGYRVTKQFDADTKQRSLLFQIEYPEIEENTKPRHRFMSSFEQRVQPFDKRYQYLLFAAEPYETIAFKVPSTEIDKSTPKFFSHWDPDSKMFTLQLYFKTKPMENKPPGVPGPVANGAATPNIPPPPQAPPPPPPPQGPPRAPPPPIPGSIGGAQPLPPPATNGPRPMPPGGAPLVAPPPPVGGGTMANFTLGHQVPRPQMPPPPGFPGDVRPAPPPPNM